Proteins encoded by one window of Teretinema zuelzerae:
- a CDS encoding PilZ domain-containing protein: MDVLLTPDVISRLDIASVSIHSTNTIQPSVVFAFSKSHISFISKEKPDQFIDPTFVKITTRLDSFSLPVSYETTMQTKTRHWIFTFSYSPDTIEPPLHDTWMTLLDITHVQRLRADVRVSASKKNIDALRMNPMATEVFFHETKLDCSIQNISFSGARLLCIENNLIEGDDKLVLKIPFTSPSEIATLRAVVLRKQIIDIAGTSCVDIAVRFFEPIDLVLRSRLADYFQKQSIEN, translated from the coding sequence ATGGATGTTTTACTCACACCTGATGTTATATCTCGTCTTGATATTGCAAGTGTATCAATTCATAGTACGAACACAATACAACCTTCCGTTGTATTTGCTTTTTCAAAATCTCATATCTCGTTCATTTCAAAAGAAAAGCCAGATCAATTCATTGATCCCACCTTCGTGAAGATTACAACCAGATTGGATTCATTTTCACTTCCGGTATCATATGAAACGACTATGCAAACAAAAACAAGACATTGGATATTCACCTTTTCTTATTCACCGGACACAATCGAGCCGCCTTTGCATGATACATGGATGACCCTTCTCGATATTACACACGTTCAGCGGTTGCGCGCCGATGTACGCGTGAGCGCATCTAAGAAGAATATAGATGCGCTTCGCATGAATCCAATGGCGACTGAAGTCTTTTTTCATGAAACAAAATTGGATTGTTCTATACAGAATATTTCTTTTTCAGGAGCACGATTGCTATGCATTGAAAACAACTTGATCGAAGGCGACGACAAGCTAGTACTTAAAATTCCATTTACGTCTCCCAGTGAAATTGCAACCCTTCGCGCTGTCGTATTGCGAAAACAGATAATTGATATTGCCGGAACTTCTTGTGTTGATATTGCGGTACGTTTTTTTGAACCAATCGATTTAGTACTTCGCTCACGTCTTGCCGACTACTTTCAAAAACAATCTATCGAGAATTAG